CACTGGAAGGCAGGACAATGGACATTACATGACAGCAACAAGTCTGAAGATGAGGACGTGGGTACAGTAGAAGCTAAGAAGTTAAGAACTCCGCTAAGGATCTTCATGAGACAGTTTGGATGATTATTCATTGTGCAGTTAAGTGACGCTAAACAGGTAAGCtaacaatgtaaaaaataatcTCAGCCTACCACGGTTTATGTGGCGTACAGTCTGTTCAAGACAAAAACGAAATGTTTCACCATAAAAGTGTTTTGCACAGACTTTTGTCCGCAAATAGGCTATCAGATCATCTCACATTTCGAACGtgtgtaaaataaaaagatACATGATAAAAACTGGATTAGAACATTTGGGAAGCACTTGGCAAACTAGAAtctgtaaaaaataatacattGCCTAGGTTGAGGTTATGGTTCAGTTCAAAGGTCATTTTACAGATCTGAAGTATGACGTTaaattcatcatcatcatcatcaccattgtATCAAATTAAAAAGTAAAATGCTAaatgctttgtgtgtttgttagtctCTGCATAAAATTGCTCTGaagttttattgttttattctAGTTTATTATGTATAGCCTATATAAAAATTATAGGACCATTTCGTATCTTAGAACTAGGCTGACAGTTATTACTCTCCTACAtcttgagtcagatggctgagcggttagggaatcgggctaataatcagaaggttgtcggttcgattcatggctgtgcaaaattacgttgtgtccttggacaagacacttcaccctacttgcctcggggggaatgtccctgtacttactgtaagtcgctctggataaaagcgtctgctaaatgtaaatgtaatgtaccagGTTCTGACCCCCAGTGATTCATATTTAGCCTACAACGATTAGGCTTTATTAAACCTCATTACACATAAGACCTCCACAGGGTTGATCCATCTCTTCCTTTGGCCGAAATACCCTACTTCACCTGTAGATACTGTAACCTTTCAGTCAATGCTTGTCCATCCTCAATAATAAACAACATGCTTCACGTTTCAGTGAGTTGTGCGGACACGGGAAGAGCCATGCCTTTGGTGGAATTTGCTGCAGGATGCATTTCAGGTAATGTGAACAATCTTCTCATGTAAAATCGAAAAATCTAGATTTCATCAaaactttacattacatttgtaATTGAATGGCATACTTGGATGTCTAGACTGACAGAACGTTCTTGTGTTCCCTTATGAAGGTGGTGTTGGATTGGCTGTTGGCCATCCAATAGACACAATGAAGGTCAGAATATACGTCAGCGTGAACGTCATCTTTATGTTTTACGTTTAAATTCCATTATTAACCTCCGTGTCCCATACCTGTATAGGTGCGTCTGCAGACCCAGAGTAAATATAAAGGGATTCTTGATTGCATAACAAGGACCTACTCTCGCGAAGGGGTAGGCTTTGCATACTCTAACCCTAAATGAAGCTTGAAGTTTGTCTATGCAAGTATACTCAGTCACATCAGTAGTAATGCAAgagactttctttctctttcacatctctttatatataaaataaaactttattAATCCACAGGTGGGAAAATGTTTGAAATGTATCTTAGATTTTGTAGAATGAACAGTACCGCATTCAAGATcttcacatacaacacacatatCAGAAGGGTGGTAATGCAATTTAATTTTCTCTTCATTCATCTTTTTCatttatgttatgttttctctTGGTCCAATCAGATCCATGGGTTCTTCAAAGGCATGGCCTTTCCGGTCCTGACCACTGGCATCACCAACTCTGTGGTGTTTGGCTCCTACAGCAACGCTTTAGACTACCTCACTCGCTCCCAGCGCAACGAGAGGAGCAAAGGCAACCACGCCTCTGCAGCAGCTGTGTTTACGGCCGGGTGCTTCTCTGGTGCGACGCAGGTACACTGCTGCACGGGTGGGCTGCGGCTGTTATCACGCGCAGGCTACAGAATCCCCAGGTGTTCTAGAACATCGGATGTCTTCTAGAACATCTACGAGTTCTTGACACCTGCACGTATATTATGGAATCACAGGATACAAAGTTAGGAGAGTTTGGATAAGCTTCTGCTGAAGTAACACAATGTGAGTGTAAAGATTTAATGGTTCTCAAACGATGGTGGTCGAGTTCCCACAGGGGGCGTGGAGCgagggtgggggatgggaggggtggagggtgtagGTGATAAGAAGAGAAGTATATTCCTTTCTAAAGAGGTTTGtatttaaagggaggggtggccTGAAATGCGGGGCCTGGATCCCCCGAAAAAAGCAAAACGTGTGAAAGCATGGATGTGGAACACAGCTCGTTTACAGGTGTTTCGCTCCTGGCTTTTTGCTTCCAGGTGTTGGTCACGGCGCCCGTCGACCTGGTGAAGGTACGCCTGCAGACGCAGACCCAGAAGGGGGGCCGATACCAGGGCCCCATCCACTGTGCAGCGGTGATCCTGAGAGCGGACGGGCTGAGGGGCCTGTTCCGGGGAGGGTTTGCCCTAGCCTTGAGGGATGTGCCCTGCTACGGACTGTACTTCCTGCCCTACGAGATGACATGCAAGGCTCTGACTGAGAGCGGAAAGCAACCAGGTGAGTGGAGTCGCTCGTGGTTCCGGTTTGTGTGTCCCAGCGTGCTCCCCTGCTCAGAGGTCATGTTGGTGTGGATGAGTATGCGTATGTTGTTAACTGTGCATgcctgatccttgatcttcagGCACAGTCCTACCGACGAGCAACACAATGACATCCGTCACACTGTACAATGTCTGAAATGTCGGTCGGTCACCCTCAGGTACGTTTGCGGTGTTGATGGCGGGCGGGCTGGCGGGCGTGGTCACATGGGCCTGCGCCACCCCCATGGACGTGGTGAAAGCCCGTCTGCAGATGGCGGGCGCTGGGGGCCGGGAGTACGACGGGGTCCTTCACTGCATGCGGGTGAGCCTGCGAGAGGAGGGACCCAGGGTGTTCTTCAAAGGCCTGCTGCTCAACAGCCTGAGAGCCTTCCCTGTCAACGCCGTCACCTTCCTCAGCTACGAGAGCCTCATGCGGTCCTTCACCTCCCTGCCAgctgactgacacacactgacctgcaaGGACAGCGgagtttcccgcagcacttttcagttaaggcggccacctaagcaacacacgcctgccgccttaactacgtagtCCAAAAAACCCAAAATTTTTtatagcgatatccgccgttgtcctgttttctcccttccattccaaaccgtgaccaatgCCAGTCTTACtactctgcagaacgcattagtctatcgcagcAACTAGCGGCAAACCCCACcttaccaccttaactaacacattttcagtGGGAAACCCTGGACAGACAAGCTGAAAACAAAGAATACAACAGCTACGGTATTGGACTTAATTCTCTTTAGCACCCTGGTTTTGGCAACGCCTTTTTGGAATGtgaatgtgttcatttttattttagcagacgctaaaaCTGATATAagcatttattttttttgcacaTTATTGTTCCATAGGATTTAGCGGTATGCCCTGATGAAATGATACTGTGACCAGACTGATGTGAATATTGCTTTAGGGATCATGGATATGGGTACCTGTACCATCCCCCAGGGTGGAGGCAGCGTGGCGTTTCCTTCAGAGAGGAGGCTGCTAGTTTAaccagtatgtactgtatgtatgtagtaTTCATATCGTATACACGCCTTAACATGACTTTATAATAAACATACAAAACAGTGAACTACATAGGATTGTAgtttcttttattttatttattacaacTCAAATTAGACACTTTTAAATCCCCCCATCCCTTTAAATTTTGGTTAGTGAACCTAATACATTGTCATTTTCAAGTCAAGAGGCAACCCGTGCTAATGTCATGAGTGCATGCATACAACCTTGGAAATACGCTCTCCCCTCGAGATGACATCATAGCTTGCGATTCCAGAGAATCgaacaccacccccctccctctatgtGCCTTTGGTAATTCCCCCTTACACGCCTGACAGGAGGAAGTGAGTGTAAACACTGTGGAAACTAGGAGCATCTGTCCTCAACCTGCCAGCcccacagacaggaaggagggagggaggggaggctgggacaCAGGTGCATTGTCAATTGTGGAACtatgtaaacatttaaaaaatatatactaaTGCACATTATAGTCATCATGATCAAACATTTGTGTTATTCCAAAATTCATTTAGGCAAGTATCCAAAAATCAATACTCTTTgatcagggcttgacattaacaaTTATTTGCCACCGGAATGTTCCTCTGTGGGATGAGAGCATAAACAGTTAAAAACTATACAACGATTTGATCAAATACCTTGTTTCCTGGTTAAGCTATATGCTTATGAAACATTTTACTGTGACCCAGATCAGAATTTGGTTTCTGTTTGTCCCAGAGTGGGCTAGCGACACAGACAATATAGCTGGCCAGCTGGCTTAGGGGAATGTCAAACCCTTATTGAGGGAGATTGCAGCTTCATGTATCTATTCAAGAATAATTTGTTACCATCTATAACACCATTATTTTTCCTCACTTGCCCTCCAACATACTTCCAGTAGTATAAATCAATTAGGCTTCCACTTTCCACTGTTAGATTCAAGTGATATTTCGATCCCAGTCGTACTAGTATTCCTATCTCATCTGTAGTGTTTGTGCATTTTTCTACAATtagttctgtttgtgtgttgttcgTGGTCTgggggtcgtgtgtgtgtttttctgaaatgtattctgtttgtttgtgtgtgttgtttgtagtgtgtgtgtggttcagaaAAACCCCCTTTACTCAAGAGAACTGGAAGATGATGTTTTCTGTGTTACTGCAGCTGCAGCTTCCAGCTGAGGCCAGCGTTCACGCCTGGCTTTCTGAGGCTCAACACAGCCGCGCCCTCGTCAAACTCAAACTCCAGAGGAGACTCGCTCCCAtctgtggggaaaaaaacagtCACTGTGGGATCACCTCACCACATAACAGTAACACTCTTCACCAGTCTGAAAGACAGACCAAAACAACTGCTTACAAAACCAAAACACAGATGCTTCTGGTACTGAGGTGACAGTTCATGAAATCATATTTCTACTGCCATTTTAACAAGTCACAGAATGCTTCATAGACACCCTCAGACCAGCACATAACCAAACTAAACCCAGAGGAAGACAGGGGAGCCATTCAGCAAGGTATCCCcacctccagagacggttggtgtcCAAGAGTTGTCCCCTGACTTACCTTGTGTGGTGAGGGTGACGGCGCTGGGTCTCTGGGCTCCCAGGATGATCACCTTCTCTACCCACGAGGCCGTGGAGAAGACGGAGTCAGGGGACAGAGGGCTGCAGGGAGACAGAACCAGAGGTCATCCTACCGTCAGCACAACCAGAGGAGAACACAGAAGGGGGTATATACAGTGCAGAAGGCCTGATGCAGGGTAACTGCACGGGATGTAATAGGGCCTAcctggaggtgatggtgttggcaGCAAAGCTCAGGCGCATGTGGACGAACTGGCGCTCGGTCTTGTATTTGAAGGAGTGGCCATCGTCTATGTAGAGCTCTCCCTCAGCCCTGCCCTACAGCAGAGAGGAAAACAGGTGTTGGATAAGAATAGAGTCAAATAGAGCCCTTCCCTCACCCTGCTAGAAGCCCACcagaccctccccctcctcactgggtttatttatgtattatttAG
This window of the Osmerus mordax isolate fOsmMor3 chromosome 19, fOsmMor3.pri, whole genome shotgun sequence genome carries:
- the LOC136962995 gene encoding solute carrier family 25 member 45; translation: MPLVEFAAGCISGGVGLAVGHPIDTMKVRLQTQSKYKGILDCITRTYSREGIHGFFKGMAFPVLTTGITNSVVFGSYSNALDYLTRSQRNERSKGNHASAAAVFTAGCFSGATQVLVTAPVDLVKVRLQTQTQKGGRYQGPIHCAAVILRADGLRGLFRGGFALALRDVPCYGLYFLPYEMTCKALTESGKQPGTFAVLMAGGLAGVVTWACATPMDVVKARLQMAGAGGREYDGVLHCMRVSLREEGPRVFFKGLLLNSLRAFPVNAVTFLSYESLMRSFTSLPAD